In Streptomyces pluripotens, the genomic window TTGGTCCCGGCCCCGGTGTCGAAGCGGCCCTCGTGCGCGGCGATCAGCTCGTCGGTTGGTTCGATCAGCACCCGCTCGGTCTCCGCGGAGATCCGTTCGACCAGGTCGCGCGCCCGGGCGGACTCCGTCGGCATGCGCCGCACCCCGTGGCCGGACTCGCCGTTCACCCGCCGCACCTGCGCGAGGATCGGGGCGCCGTTGCCGTGCACAGCGTCCCAGACCATCTGGCCGATCTTCGGCAGCGCGTCGAGGTCCTCCGGGACGACGGAACCGATCGGCGCGGTGGGCATCGGTTCGGTCAGGTCGCCGTACTTGATGGTGAGGTGCTGCACCGCGGAACAGAACACGGTGCCGTCGGGCTGGATTTTGCGGTCGACCTTGTAGTCCGGCACGGCGTGGAGGAGGTCGTGCGCCGGCGGAACGTGATAAATGCAGTCACCGGCCACGAGCGCATGCCCCTGCAAGGTCTGATACGGCAATGACGCCCACAGCGGCTCGACGAGTTGGGCGTTGCGGCCTTCGTCGAGAGAGACGCGCACCTTGGCGCCGATCGACTGCCAGGCGATCTCAATTTGGCGCATTATTCCTACCCCGTTCTACTCGGTTCCTCCAATGGCGTGCATGCATTCATCAGGTTTGGAGGGCCGGTCGGATAGTGACATGGGGGACGTTATCAGCGGCCAGAATCGCATGGTAGGGAAAACCCTCCCGTGCCCCGACAAGCTGCTGACTTTGTCACGTCGATATCCCGACGGTAAACGCGGAGTTTGTCATTATGCCGGGCTCCGCAGCGCCTTTGTCGGTATTCGGGCCCGACCTGACATAGGCGGGATGGACCCTTCCCGCCGCCCGGACGGCCTTGGTGTTGACGCGAGGGAGCACGGCCGTCGGCGGGACGGCGAGGGGGAAACGTCCTGGCGGTGGTCACGCCCCGCTCTGCACCGGCGTGGACGGCGTGAGCGTGAACGGTGCGAGGTCGATGCCGGGGGAGCGGCCAAGGTACAGATCGCGGATGATCCGGCCGGTGGCGGGCGCCTGGCCGAGATCCTGGCCGGTGTACCCGGCCGCGACGAAGATCCGCTCGTGCGCGTCGCGCGCCCGGCCGATGCACGCCGTCCTGGTCGGGGTGACGTCCACCGTCCCGGTCCACACGCTGTGCAGCCCGACGTCCTTCAGCTTCGGGTACCGCGCGGCCAGTTCCTCGGCGGCCTGCCTGAACCACACGTCCCGCATGCCCTCCTGCTTGGACACGCGCTCCAAGCCGACCAGGAAGGAGCGTCCGGAGCCCAGCGTCTTCAGCCCGGACGCCGGGTGGACGGTGAACGGGGTGTCGAGCCCACCGTCGGTCAGGACCGGGTCGGTGCGGAACAGTTCCGCGGACTGAGCCCACAGCGGGAGCTCCAGCCCAGCTGAGGTCGCGAGTGCGCAGCTGCCCGCCCCGGCCGCCAGGACGACGCTCTCCGCGGCGAACTCGCCGCGGGCGGTGGCGACGTGGCCGTTCTTCGAGTCCAGTCCGGTCACCCTCTGACCGGCCAGCAGCCGGGCGCCGTGTTTCCGCGCGCCGTCGGCGTAGCCCCGCACCACCTTGTCCACGTCGAGGAGGTAGGACTGCGGGCACCAGACGGCGGACTCGGTCCCGGCCGGATCCAGCCAGGGGTTGCGCGTGCGGGCCTGGTGCGGGGTCAACGGTTCCAGCTCCACGCCGACGGCGCGTTGGGCCGCCGACTCCCGCTCCAACTCCACGGCTTCCTGCCGGTCGACCGGTATCACCAGCCACCCGATGTCCGAGAGCACCAGGTCGGCGCCCCCGGCCGGGGTGAACGCACGGTAGTCCGCGAGGCTGCGCACCGTCAGCTCGGAGTTGTGGACCTTCCCCGGTTGGTAGGTGCGCACCGGGCGGGCGGCCTGCGCCACGGTGGCCTCGGCGTCGTCCGGATCGAGCAGGATGACGTCGATGCCCGCCCGTGCGCAGTGATAAGAGATCGACAACGCTGTCACTCCGCCGCCGATGATCAGCATGTCGGCGGTTCCTTGCCGACCAGGCATACGAGTCCCCCTGTCGATGAGGATGTCCGGTTTCGATGATTCCGGTCTATCGGTGTCACGCAAGGTCGGCTCGGTAATCGGTCCGGGCCAATAGACGCACGAGATATGCAATGGACGCGAGCGTGACGTGCCGGTGCCAGCCGGGAAAGGACCGGCCGCTGAAATCCCAGATTCCGACGTGCTGGGAAACAGATTCCAGGTCCCGGTCGACCCGGCGCACGAGCCTGGCCAATTTCAGCACGGTCGCGGCCGATACCGTCGTCAACGTCGTCAGCCACAGCTCCTGGCACACGTTCTCCCCCACCGGACTGACCGCGATCAGCCGTAGTGGGGTCTCCGCTTGCGGGTACGGGTGCTCGACGCCGGCGGGCCACTGGACGTCGACGGTGGTGATCAAGTGGCCTGCCTCGACCGCGGGATCCGGGCCGCCCACCGGCCGGCGGCGGAACCGGGCCGCCTCCACGATCCGGCGCGCGGTGAGCGGCCCGTGCGTGCGGTGACCGGCCAGCGCCGGGTCCTGGATCTGCAGTGGCAGGGCCGCCGAGATCCGTACGAGCAGGGGCACTTCGGCGGCGTGCAGCGGCCGCAGGAGCTGGGCGCGTTCCATGGTGCGCCCGTCCACCACCACCGGCCGGTCGGGGCCCCCGGTGCGGGCCAAGACATGCAGAAGGGCGTGCGCCGTGCACTCGCCCAGGGACTCGGTGCTGAGGTCGTCGGGCATCCCCGCCCGTTCGCGCCGGCGCGGGTCCTCGGCCCAGTCCTTGGGTACGTGCAGGCGCCAGCTCACCGGGGTACCGGCCGTCTCGGACACCGCGAGAACGCCGACCGCCTCCTGGCCGTTGACGGCCTTTCCCCGGCTCGGGCAGAACCGTCGGCTCACCGCCACCGCCTGCTGGCCCGCCTTGGGGATCAGCACCGGGCGGATCACCCACGCTTCGGGCTCCATGGTCCGCACCACGTACCGGATGAGCGCGGTGCGGACGGGTTCCCAGTCCCAGGTGGAGTCGCTGATGAAGTGGTGCAGCCGCTGGTCGATCCCCGGGCCTTCGACGAAGGCCGCGATGTTCCGGATGGTCTTCCGGCCGGGCGTGCCCAGCAGCCCCCGCAGGTACTGGCGGGCTCTCAGCCGTTGATCGCGCCGGGTGAGCGTGGCGAACAACTCCTCGCAGACCCGGTCGAGGACGAGTTCCGTCGCGTCGGACGACCCAGTGTGTCCCAGGGGCGGCGTCCGGTCGCCCGGGGCGCGCGGCGCCGACGCCGGCGGGGACAGGCTCTCCGGCCCGGTACCGTACGGGCCCCCGGGTACCTCCCGCAGGCCCCGGCGGAGCCGGTTCAGCACGTCGACGAGGGCGCGCGGCTCCAGCCCGAATTCCTGTGCCACCTGGTGGACCGGCGTGCTGAGTCTCGGAGCCGACGCCTTCCCGGGGAGTCCGGCGTACCGCGTCGGCGCGGCCGGGCGGGGGCGTTCCAGCGGGACCAGATTGGTCGGCTGCGGGTCGGGGACGCCCAAGCGGACGCGGAGCGCGCGCACGGTCCTCCGGTCGAGTCCGGTCACCGAGGCGATCGTGTGATCCGGCCAGTGCGGGCGGGAGCCGAGGATCCGGGTGGCTGCCGCGGTGCGGTCGTCGAACGAGAGGGGCATGCCGTGCCGCGCGTTGGACGACACCGCTGC contains:
- a CDS encoding NAD(P)/FAD-dependent oxidoreductase, translating into MLIIGGGVTALSISYHCARAGIDVILLDPDDAEATVAQAARPVRTYQPGKVHNSELTVRSLADYRAFTPAGGADLVLSDIGWLVIPVDRQEAVELERESAAQRAVGVELEPLTPHQARTRNPWLDPAGTESAVWCPQSYLLDVDKVVRGYADGARKHGARLLAGQRVTGLDSKNGHVATARGEFAAESVVLAAGAGSCALATSAGLELPLWAQSAELFRTDPVLTDGGLDTPFTVHPASGLKTLGSGRSFLVGLERVSKQEGMRDVWFRQAAEELAARYPKLKDVGLHSVWTGTVDVTPTRTACIGRARDAHERIFVAAGYTGQDLGQAPATGRIIRDLYLGRSPGIDLAPFTLTPSTPVQSGA
- a CDS encoding IS701 family transposase, encoding MRWEQAAVTQVDSVGMPLPPPEPPAALPTCTIPIRVLRHGKSLRTRGENQEYVSTLAQSPVKLPPIFVHRKTMRILDGMHRLKAAELRGDESIEVVFFDGDEEDAFVAAVSSNARHGMPLSFDDRTAAATRILGSRPHWPDHTIASVTGLDRRTVRALRVRLGVPDPQPTNLVPLERPRPAAPTRYAGLPGKASAPRLSTPVHQVAQEFGLEPRALVDVLNRLRRGLREVPGGPYGTGPESLSPPASAPRAPGDRTPPLGHTGSSDATELVLDRVCEELFATLTRRDQRLRARQYLRGLLGTPGRKTIRNIAAFVEGPGIDQRLHHFISDSTWDWEPVRTALIRYVVRTMEPEAWVIRPVLIPKAGQQAVAVSRRFCPSRGKAVNGQEAVGVLAVSETAGTPVSWRLHVPKDWAEDPRRRERAGMPDDLSTESLGECTAHALLHVLARTGGPDRPVVVDGRTMERAQLLRPLHAAEVPLLVRISAALPLQIQDPALAGHRTHGPLTARRIVEAARFRRRPVGGPDPAVEAGHLITTVDVQWPAGVEHPYPQAETPLRLIAVSPVGENVCQELWLTTLTTVSAATVLKLARLVRRVDRDLESVSQHVGIWDFSGRSFPGWHRHVTLASIAYLVRLLARTDYRADLA